A stretch of Acropora muricata isolate sample 2 chromosome 7, ASM3666990v1, whole genome shotgun sequence DNA encodes these proteins:
- the LOC136923023 gene encoding membrane-spanning 4-domains subfamily A member 4A-like isoform X1, producing MAVSSGTVSMVRVLAIFHIVVGGLLIIFGIADGVTSLVTGYQFYTGRVFYGVWIGTWMCIAGALGIPGSTAQRTPTRNCFAGVFMGFSITSAVLGGIIIIAYSIMFADVSYSQYYRNGYSYSTSRYPRYSYSAKMGLAAVILILGIVEFATGIWVSICLCVMKPCCTDSEQQPVAFPGVPPGYVVAQGVGGVPVAIPVQAPGVTVHTQPFYGYPQAIQTTVGGPVPYQAAGNQPHLVVAAAPGEVAAPQHTGESQKLGQYAPLQEQI from the exons ATGGCGGTTTCTAGCGGGACGGTGTCCATGGTCAGAGTTCTCGCCATTTTTCACATTGTTGTTGGTGGGTTGTTGATTATTTTCGGTATAGCTGACGGTGTAACATCATTGGTCACTGGTTACCAGTTTTATACTGGTCGGGTATTCTATGGGGTTTGGATTGGTACATGG ATGTGCATTGCAGGTGCCCTTGGCATTCCAGGCAGTACTGCACAAAGAACTCCCACTCGCAACTGCTTT GCTGGTGTATTCATGGGGTTCTCCATCACATCTGCTGTGTTAGGTGGAATAATCATCATTGCTTACAGTATAATGTTTGCAGATGTAAGCTATTCTCAGTACTATAGAAATGGCTATTCTTATTCAACGTCCAGATACCCTAGGTACTCATACAGTGCCAAAATGGGACTTGCTGCTGTGATCTTAATTCTTGGCATCGTTGAGTTTGCTACTGGTATCTGGGTGTCCATTTGTCTTTGCGTGATGAAACCTTGCTGCACAGATTCCGAG cAGCAACCAGTGGCTTTTCCTGGTGTCCCTCCTGGTTATGTTGTGGCTCAAGGTGTGGGTGGTGTCCCTGTTGCTATTCCAGTACAAGCACCTGGTGTCACAGTTCACACCCAGCCTTTCTACGGCTATCCACAGGCTATACAAACAACTGTTGGTGGCCCTGTGCCTTACCAAGCAGCTGGCAATCAGCCTCACCTTGTAGTGGCTGCTGCGCCTGGTGAAGTTGCTGCACCACAACATACAGGGGAATCTCAAAAACTTGGACAGTATGCTCCATTGCAAGAACAGATTTGA
- the LOC136923023 gene encoding membrane-spanning 4-domains subfamily A member 4A-like isoform X2, with the protein MAVSSGTVSMVRVLAIFHIVVGGLLIIFGIADGVTSLVTGYQFYTGRVFYGVWIGTWMCIAGALGIPGSTAQRTPTRNCFAGVFMGFSITSAVLGGIIIIAYSIMFADVSYSQYYRNGYSYSTSRYPRYSYSAKMGLAAVILILGIVEFATGIWVSICLCVMKPCCTDSEQPVAFPGVPPGYVVAQGVGGVPVAIPVQAPGVTVHTQPFYGYPQAIQTTVGGPVPYQAAGNQPHLVVAAAPGEVAAPQHTGESQKLGQYAPLQEQI; encoded by the exons ATGGCGGTTTCTAGCGGGACGGTGTCCATGGTCAGAGTTCTCGCCATTTTTCACATTGTTGTTGGTGGGTTGTTGATTATTTTCGGTATAGCTGACGGTGTAACATCATTGGTCACTGGTTACCAGTTTTATACTGGTCGGGTATTCTATGGGGTTTGGATTGGTACATGG ATGTGCATTGCAGGTGCCCTTGGCATTCCAGGCAGTACTGCACAAAGAACTCCCACTCGCAACTGCTTT GCTGGTGTATTCATGGGGTTCTCCATCACATCTGCTGTGTTAGGTGGAATAATCATCATTGCTTACAGTATAATGTTTGCAGATGTAAGCTATTCTCAGTACTATAGAAATGGCTATTCTTATTCAACGTCCAGATACCCTAGGTACTCATACAGTGCCAAAATGGGACTTGCTGCTGTGATCTTAATTCTTGGCATCGTTGAGTTTGCTACTGGTATCTGGGTGTCCATTTGTCTTTGCGTGATGAAACCTTGCTGCACAGATTCCGAG CAACCAGTGGCTTTTCCTGGTGTCCCTCCTGGTTATGTTGTGGCTCAAGGTGTGGGTGGTGTCCCTGTTGCTATTCCAGTACAAGCACCTGGTGTCACAGTTCACACCCAGCCTTTCTACGGCTATCCACAGGCTATACAAACAACTGTTGGTGGCCCTGTGCCTTACCAAGCAGCTGGCAATCAGCCTCACCTTGTAGTGGCTGCTGCGCCTGGTGAAGTTGCTGCACCACAACATACAGGGGAATCTCAAAAACTTGGACAGTATGCTCCATTGCAAGAACAGATTTGA